ATTCAACCAGAGATTATTCTCAGCCTACAAGGGGATTCACCCCTAACTCCACCTGAGCTCATCGCTCAACTCTTATCATCCATGCTTGATGTGCCCACTCGAGAAGTCGCTACCCCAGTGGTGCAACTGAGCTGGGAGGCACTCGATAACCTGAGAGCAGCCAAGCAAGATTCACCCTTTAGTGGCACGACCTGTATTCGAGATACAGACGGTCGAGCGCTCTGGTTCTCAAAAAATATTATTCCTCTCATTCGTGCTGAAGACGCACTCAGAAAAAAAAGTCTCTTAAGCCCGATATTTCGACATCTTGGGCTCTATGCGTTTCGAGCTAAAACTCTTAAAGCATTCGTATCGCTACCAGAAAGCCACTATGAAAGACTAGAAGGGCTCGAACAGCTCCGGCTCCTTGAAAATGGAATTCCTATTCACTCAGAGCTCGTTGCCTCAGACTCGCTGCCGCCGCTTCCGGGAATCGACACTCCCCAGGACTTAGAACGAGCAGAGTTATACCTAAGGGGAAAACGGTAACATGCGACTACTGGTAGCCCGTCATGGCAATACATTCCATACTGGCGATGTTATCCTTCGAGTCGGTGCAAAAACCGATCTCCCTCTTACAGACGAGGGCAAAGCCCAAACACGGCTTCTGGGCTCACATATAAGTCAAACCTACGGCACTCCGAGTGTTATCTTCACTGGCAACTTAAAACGGCTTCAGGAATCAACACATCAGATCGCCTCCGTTTTCTCATCAACACCAAAGATGATAACAGACCTTCGGTTTAATGAGCTTGATTACGGTATTCATGATGGAATGCGTGAAGAGCAGTTTGTACATCTTGTTGGCACAAAAAGGCTTGAGCAATGGAATCAGTGTGCCATCCCCTTAGAAGAGTGGCAGGTCTCTCGAGAGGAGCTGTTTCGAATCTGGGAAGAATTTAGCGAGGAGTTAAAAAGTGGGATACATGGCTCACTTGTCCTTGTGGTAACCAGTAATGGAATTGCTCGCTTTGCTGGGGGAATTACTGGTAACTTCGAGCGATTCTCAAAGGAGTATTCGTTAAAACTTGCAACGGGGGGATACGGGGTTTTTTCTCTCGATTCAGATGGGAATTGGCAAGTTGAAGAGTGGAACATTCGCCCCGAACCTCTTTGCAAAGGCTAAAGTGAAATTGAACGTGGAAACGAAAAACGTAAAAACAGGGGTTTCTGAGGAGTTATCACTGAAAAAATTGGGCGATCTTCCAAAACCTCTAAAGTTTTCGGGAAAGTAGAGCGATTTCTAAAGAGTATTCTAGGACTCGTGAAAAGATGCAAACCACCAACCGATTTAAACTCCAGCCCCTGATCCGAGTTTTGACTTTGTTCCTCAGCCTCTCGTTCGCTGTCATCGGTACGGGATGCGCGGGTGGAACACGCGGAACCAATATTTCTGGTACGGGAACAGTCAGGAGTGCAACTGGAGTGCCTGTTCAAAATGCCACCGTTACAAATCCTTACAATCAAAGAACAGCCACTACTGATACTGATGGGAACTTCTTATTACGGGAGTTAGAGCTCGATCCCAACACTCCTACCTCTCTCGTAGTTCTCGATGATAATAAAGAATACATAACAAAAGAATTTATTCTATCAGAAGGCAATTCAACTTCCTTTGCTCTAGAGATTACATTACCGAGCGAACCTAATGAGCCTGCAGAGGTCAAGGTTACACAACCAAAGTCAACAGGTAGTAGTGGGGAAGATGGAGTTCAAAATCTGAATGGCAACTCTGACT
Above is a window of bacterium DNA encoding:
- a CDS encoding carboxypeptidase regulatory-like domain-containing protein — translated: MQTTNRFKLQPLIRVLTLFLSLSFAVIGTGCAGGTRGTNISGTGTVRSATGVPVQNATVTNPYNQRTATTDTDGNFLLRELELDPNTPTSLVVLDDNKEYITKEFILSEGNSTSFALEITLPSEPNEPAEVKVTQPKSTGSSGEDGVQNLNGNSD
- a CDS encoding histidine phosphatase family protein, translating into MRLLVARHGNTFHTGDVILRVGAKTDLPLTDEGKAQTRLLGSHISQTYGTPSVIFTGNLKRLQESTHQIASVFSSTPKMITDLRFNELDYGIHDGMREEQFVHLVGTKRLEQWNQCAIPLEEWQVSREELFRIWEEFSEELKSGIHGSLVLVVTSNGIARFAGGITGNFERFSKEYSLKLATGGYGVFSLDSDGNWQVEEWNIRPEPLCKG
- a CDS encoding 3-deoxy-manno-octulosonate cytidylyltransferase: MATAAIIIPARYGSTRFPGKPLALLDGKPMLAWVVSHATEAARLVSKELETFVGVATDDERIEMACEELNIPVARTSSELRTGTDRTYASLQVFGIQPEIILSLQGDSPLTPPELIAQLLSSMLDVPTREVATPVVQLSWEALDNLRAAKQDSPFSGTTCIRDTDGRALWFSKNIIPLIRAEDALRKKSLLSPIFRHLGLYAFRAKTLKAFVSLPESHYERLEGLEQLRLLENGIPIHSELVASDSLPPLPGIDTPQDLERAELYLRGKR